CATTCCGAAGTTCCGTTACAACCTTCTGAATAAAGGGAACAGAATTTTTGCAGTCAGCTGGGATGCTAATTGCAGCTATTCCCATCTCACGAGCGTCTAGAACCGCTTCCTCATTTTTGAGAATTAAGAGCGCAGGTTTGGTATCGGATTTAGGCTTAGCAAATCGGAACACTGCCAAAGCTGCTGCTGCTTCCTCAATTCCATAAGCCCATCCATTCTGCTTGGATGCAGCGGCTAACTCAGCAATCTGAGCTGGTGTTGGCTTTTGCGCTAAAGGGGGAACCGTTAGTAGGACTAGCCCTTTTGGAACTGGGGGCAGTAGTGAATTAGCGGTGGATGCTTGAATTGTTTCAACATTTACAGACACGGGTGTACTCTCCTTTTCTTGGGAGGAGGTAGTTACCCCAGCGAATTTTTTAATCCATAGAGAAACTTTCCGGCATCACCGGACGTTTATCTACCAACCGAGCGCTCCTTGAAATCCTGTCTTCCCTATCCACGTCTATTGACGTGACTTCGCGAATTCCACTATCCCACATACTTTTGTTTATACACTCACCTGTGTCAACTAGACAAATAACCGGGAGCCAGAGTAGGATGAGTGTATAGAAAATATTATCTTGGTTGGTAAGTTTTTTGGTGGTGCTTTAGTCTTCTTCTGGACTAGGTTCTTCTGGAATAACTTGCCTCCTTTTTTGTACTTTTTTTTGAACGAACTTTCAGCCAATCAATTAGGCTGAAACGTTTATCAGAGGGATGTTATAGTGCCAAACGTGGTACTAGGGTACTATTCCTCTTTTATACTTTTACTTTGTCTGGGGTTTATTGTAAAGTCCCCAGTATTTTTGAGCGCGATCGCTCGTTGTAGTTCATGAGCGCGGTATACCGCGCTGATGGGATTGAGCGCGATCACTTGTTAGCGTAAACATAGCGAAGCTGACACCATTTGCAAGGTAGCACTCAAGATCCTTATCAAGTAAGAATTTCAGCTCTTGATACTTAGATGGGCTTCAAGGATACAACCAAGGTTCACTCAGCCATGACAAAATACCAACTTCAGGCTCAAAGTAGGGAAAACTCACGCTAACAACATTGATTTTTCAGGGCGTCTGAGTATAGCTCTGAAAGCTATTCAACTTTGAGGGTTGTTGGCAAAATTCTCAATCCACCTACTCGGCATCAAATTCTCGCAAGCTGGCACTTAGTAAACATTAAAGCTCTTATCAGCCAAGGGTTTAAATGACTATTTCGCGGCTGGTGAGAGCTTCGCCATATTTACGCCAGCAAGTGCGGCAGAGAGTTCGGTTCGACTGGGGTCGCATTCCACCCTCAAGACGGGTCTAAAATCAGCCATGACCATGCCAGCTTCTACCACCCCATCGCCTCCAGCAAACAGTACAACAGCCGTTGGAGTATTATTCGGTAGGGTGGGAGCATGACCCAAATATTTGAGTACCTTTTAGCGTTTCTGACCATCAGCAGTTTTATAAGTTTTGACCAGATAACGGTAAGGTTGACCTTTAATAATTTTAATTCCGATAAACAGGAGTGGAGTGCCTAACTATAGGGTTGTGTTAGGCATTCTATATGCCAGATGCCGATCTAACTGAAACATGGTTCCAGCTCTTCGGTGGTATTTGAAGGTTGGGAAACTGAAATTCCGGTCTACGGGACTTAAACGAGGTGGTGGGATCTCTGGCTCAATTGGTGGAGAAGGTTGGGAAACTGAAATCCCGGTCTACGGGACTCAAACAGGTTCTTCCCAGGCGTTGCAAAACCTAATAAAAGCCAGTGTCACTAGCAGAGCTAAGCGTCACGACTTAGTGAGCAGTTCGTTAGCTCTATCCCAGCGTTCTAACGCTCTGAAAGCAGCTTCTAAGTTCTTTAGGAGAATAGAATGGGGCAATCATTGGATTAACCCTTGACGTTCCCGGTATTGCTGAATTAGGAGAAGCCTGCTGTCTGCGTCAACTAGAAATGGAAGGATTTGACTATCCCCCGAAAACCACATTTCAGTAACCTACGTCAGGAGGGGAAAATAAAAGAGTTTTCAAGCGATCGCACTCAGTGATGAGATGTCAGTGTAAAAAGTGTCGGTCATTGATTATCGCCAAGCGAATGCAGTTAATTCACTATTGTGACCATCTTTAGCTCTTCGGACTTCGATGTAGTCTCCTACTAAATCTATCTGCGACCATTTCACAGCTGCTAATTCAGCGGTTCTCCGTCCGTGACGAAACATTAATAAAATAATGGCTGAATCCCTCACACCATGACGATCTACTTTTTTGGCTGTGCCAATCATGGTATTTACTTCATCAGCGGGTAGATATTCTCGTTCTCGTTGAGATGATTTCTTCGATGGTGGAAGAGGGCGAGAAAATATCTTTGCCGAAAATGGAAGTTGCCTGTTGAGAAATAGCATGGGTCAATCCCCCATGCTGGGATAGATATTCCCAGCATACTTTGCCTAGAAACAGACAAATTAAGCAAAGTTATGATTTGTATTACTTATCAATTCCGCCCCAAAAAGGGTTGACTTTTGTGACAACACACAAGCATTGCCCCTAGTTGCACTAACCTTCTATTTCCGCCGACCTAGGTGAGATGAGAATTACATCAATTTAAAAGTTTAACCGCATTAATTTGATAACACGACAAATAATTTATTATCCGAAAGCAGGAGTTGAGACATAGAAAGGTGCCAGTTTACGAGATGGAATCATAATTTCCTTAATCATAACTGGCACCTTCTGGGAGGCACTAAGACTGTCTTAGATGCAGGAAGTCGTAAATACAATCACAGAGATCGCCGCCTTAGCCTTACAAATGGTCGGAGATTCGTTGGAGAACTTCCCCATTCAGCCGATTAGCTAGCTCAATGCCTGGTTTCAACTTGTTATGGCAGCTTTGGAAAGTGTAGTGTTTGTTAGCCGTTCGCAAGTCATGCTTCATCCAGTATGCGATTGACACCTCTTCTGCATGAGTCGCCAGTCTATCCTTAATGAAAGTACGAAATATTTTCCTTAAAGTGTGGGGGGACAGTGGGATTCCAGTTAGGCGTTCAAGTGGATACCTAACTTTTGAAGTCATCTGTGCAGCATCATTCAATGGCTTCTTATTGATGGGACCAAAGAAAAGATAATTATGATCTTCCGGCTGAAGAACGCTTCTCATTCCTTTGTAAGTAATTTCATGGCGTCGATGGACGCTCACGACTTCATCGTAAAGCCAGAGATTCAAATAATCGTAAAAGTGCGAACCATCTGGAAATTGAGTATTGGGAAGCTCGCCAATCCACTCCCCATAGGCATCGCCAGTTTTGTAATCGTCCGGTAGGAGATGAATGTAATAGCGGGCTTCCAAAGGATTGAGCATCCGCTCTTTCGGAATAAAAATATCCCCCTCAAAAATCCCGTGTTTGAAGGTTTCGCCTATTCGGAGTTCGCGAAATGTCCGACCTCGATCCGGAGGAACCACTACGAAGAAAGCAAAAATTAGGAATCGCATCAAGGAGTTAGCTCTAGCCCGCATAGAACGCTTTTTTGATTTAAAAATCCCACTTTTTAAGTTTGAGTCAACATGGGTAAGATTGGCTTCAATCCTGAGTTTTTCTAAAGCTAATAAAACTTGCTCCCAGGTGATAGCTTTCTCGTGATAAGGTACTGCCGGGCGGGAGCTGCGTTTTTCCTTCTCCAGACCATTACAGAAAACTCTCAATCGTTTTATAATCGGAACATCCATGCACTCTGCCTGATAATCCGGGTCTGTCTCATCGCGATAAAGAAATTTTGCTAAGGATATTGCTCCCTCAACATACATTGCCTTTGTACCAGGGCTGGGCGGATTATTTAACCATTTGAAGTAGTCTTCCAACTTGTTTACTGTTTCTGTAGCGACTTCCCTGGCTTGTTCCGTTGCCAATCCTTTGGCATAGATATACTTGTCATAAGTGTCGAAATCCCGCAGTGAATACTTCAGTTTAATTACTGGAATTAGGGAGCCCAGAGATAATTCTTGCAGAGGAATTTCTTTGGCACGGTATAGCCAGCCTAAAAATCTTTTAGCGTGTTCACGACGAATTTTTCGGCTAGACTCTTTATAACCACGCGCTATCATCCAATCCTCAAAGACTTGAATTTCTCCAGCTATCTTGGCAAGGGCCTGCTTAATACTCTCCTGGTCCTCACTGGATTGAGGGAAGTAATCTTCTACATCAGAGCTTAGAGCAAACTTATCTAACGTATTGGCTGGTCGGTCAGTTAGTTTCTTACGCTGGATCACCCCCTTCCCTTTTAAGTAAAACCTGTAGCCTGGCGTTTCATCGGTTTCATTTAGTGACCCAGTAATTAGCCAGTTTTGCTGATCAACCCAGTTCAAAAACTTGTTTAGATAGCTTCTGGGCTGAGACTGGTTCTTAGCTGGGGTTTGGAGAAGTTTAAAGGTTTTTTCCTGTGCCTCTCGAAACTCAGAGAGTTTAGAAAGAGGCAGAGTCGCCAGAAATTCACGAACGCTTGCAATTTCGGATGGTGTGAGCCGGCTTCCTTGAGGCACTACCCCAGAAAGGGCGGGAATCGTAAAGCGAAATAAGGTACTCTGAATTAAAGAAAAATCCTTAGAATCGTTAAGATGTTTATAGGCATCAACTGCTGCCAATACATTCGCTGGAATCCCAAAAAGTGGTGTTCTACTGTTCATGTGTTTTCTCCATTTGACTGTTTTGGTTTATACGCATTAACAAAGCACTGGCTATGAATCAGGTTTGCTAATACGTTTTCAAGACTGTTGCTGCTCATATAGAAGAAACAAGGAGTTGTCAGGATATACGGCACGCCGTGTTTACGTAACAATGGATTGTACAAAATTGATGGATGAGCAACTTTATGTGATGTTCCAAATTACCAAACCTCCCATAAATGGTTAATAGTTTCTTTGGTAATTTGTTTTCTAGAAAGGTTACTATAAAAGCATTTCAGAGAATTAGTTTAACAACAAACTTAATTAAAACGGTTAATTAAGGCTTTACAGCTAACAACAAAGGGGTGCAAAAATTGAAGTTATTAAACTTGGATTTTGCCAAACATCTTCTATAAGCTCCTTCTATACTTATAGAAGGCTGACAATTCTCGATTTATGCACATCAACCAAACTTATATCTGGAAAGGATTAGAACCGATAGAAGTTTTTAAACTATCCTTATAGAACGTCTTTTAGCCTGGTTTTAGAGAATAAATCTGGAAATTTGGTTCGTGCGTATAAACAGGAGTGACACATGGCAAGGATTAGAAAGAGTAGTGTCAGACCAGATCACCGAAAAAAGCCAAGCCATAAAGGAAAGCAGTGCCAGCGGGGCAAAGGATTGATTTACGATGAGCTAAAAGAAAGATTAAATCTGACAATTACTCCCACCGGAAAAAGCAAACTTGAAGCTAAAGCTAAAGCGGAGCGATGTAGCATTTCAACACTGATTGAGGAGTTGGCTAGAAGTGCAGCTCTTGAAGAATTTCATCTGAGCGCTGACGTTCAATCTTCTACTTCATCTGAGAAGCTTGACTCTGAAACTTCTTGATAATAAATTTGGACTTCGACCAATGGGTACTTCTTAGCAATTGCAGCAGTTTGTACATAACAGTGGCGCATTCCAACCAAGCTTTAATAAAGAACATGACGTTAACAGCCTCGATAGGAGTATAGAGAACGGTAGTCAACAGGTAATGATGCCCAAAAAACAAAAAGGGCGGCTCAATACAGAGTCGCCCTTTTTGGGATTGGATATTTAATTAGTGCTGCTATAGAGCATAACCTTTAGCCGATTAAAGTGTCAAGGGCTCAGTTGCCCAAATATTTTTCCATCATTAGGATGGAGTGCCTCGCTAACTCTTTTGACTTTTCTTTGACTCTATATTTACTGCTACCCACTCAACTTGCTTTCTAGGAAGTAGTTGTACAGCTCATAAATATGTAGCGACCTGCAAGTTCACTCTTCCCTTTTTTGAATTTCACTAACATTTTTGAGTGTGCATAACCTTAGTGGATAACCCCGTTAAACCACCTGCTGGAATTTGAGCCACGATGTTTACATCAGTGCGATCACTACACTTTCAGCGGCATCGAAATATGCTGATGGGTAATCAGCCATTTGCCCTCTACCTGACAGAGGCAAAACGTTGCCCGTACCCAATCTTCAAATGTGCCGCCATCGGGCTTAGTGCCACCGCAGTGAATCAAACCGTGGGCAAAGGCCACATCATTACCAACAGTGACTTTGAGGTCGCGGATCTCAAAGCGAGTTGGGCCTTCCGTAGCGGGCTGCCACTCATCCCAGCTTTTGCGGTAGGCGTCTGCTCCTTCATATTTAAGCGGTGGCAGCACATCAAAAATGGTGACATCGGGCGCATGGTTGGCCAAAACTTCGTCTTGCTGCCCAAGGCGGGTCGCCCGCGCCCATCTTTCCAATAGCTCCCGAATCGATGTTTCATGCCTTAGTTGGATACTGGTAACTGCCATGATTTTCTTCTTATTGATATCGATTACCAATTGACGATCTCATCAGTGCCGCCAAAGCTGGTAAGTAAATCTTTGAAGTGGGGCAAATCATCTTTAACGAGGAGAATGCCGTACTGACAGTATAGACACTTTCGCTTTAACGACACTAATGTGTTAATAGCGACAAATAATTTGTTATCTGATAAAGGGCAACGAAAGATATTCACCGCAACGAAAGTTGTTTATTGCTAGAGGCGGTGTCATTGTTTTCCGGGACAAAACAACTAATTCCACATAGCAAGAAAAAGGAGCTAACCATCAAAAACCACACAACTTGAGCTTCAGGTGATAAGCGGGAATCAAGTCTTGCCTTTGAAGGAAGGCTCGGATCGTACCGTAGAGAAACCGTCTTATTCTCACAATCTTGCAGCCTCCAACAAGCGTCAGCTGTTGTAAAATCGACCAATTTTCCTTGATTGGTATGAAATCTCACCGTTGAAACTAATTTTAGTCTTATAGTGCTAGCTGTACCATTAGCGACAACTTGTTCTTCTACTCTCGTTTTAATGACAGTTCCAGTTGCTCTAATAGCCTTGGATTTAAAATCGACTTCAGATTTATAGAAAGAGGGTAGTTGAACTAACAGTGTCCCACCAATCAAAATACATAGAACACCGAATCCTTTTGTAAACAGACGATTTACCCCTAGTCCAATATTCATCTTTAACCTCCGCTCGATTACCACATCAATGCTGAGTCTCCTTCAATATAGGAGAAGTTATCTCAAGGTGATCAAGATAAGTGTTCATTCATTGTTCGCATTCTCTACCGTCTTTATCGCCATCGAATCTATGCGGGTCTGGTGCTAGCACGTTGAAGTTTGGATGAGAAATATCACTGCAATCCCAGTCTGGTAGTGGTGGCAAAATCTGATAGCGGCATTGTTTACAAGGCACCAGGGCTTAGTCATACTTATACAAAAATCTTGAACCACCTCTGGCGCCTTGAAGCGCGATCTGCGCTAGCTCTTTGAGAGCCGCTCCGCTAACGCTTTTCTCGAAACGCGATCGCATGATACGTCGCGAACAACTCCGGCTCGTCGAGAACCTTCTGACGTTTAAGGGTAATGAGTCGCTCCAGCCATCGGTGCAAACGCTCAACGACAGAACCCTTTTCTTGTGCGCTCACAGCCAGAGGCATTGACACCTGACGAGCCGCACGACAGTATCTAACAGATTTGCATCTAATAGACTGACATCGATCGCTTTTACACTGGCACCTCGTTGTGCTGAGGGATAGCCTGCCTCCACCATGACTGAACCCACCAGGGTGGGTTCGAGATCGAGACGAAGACCTAGGTACGGTTTTTCCTGGGTTGCTTCTAGAATTCGGCTGGCAATCGGCAGTTCGACCGTCCCCAGCAAATAATGGATTGGCTCGTACTGATAGCGATCGCTGCCTAGAAGGACTTCTTTGCTGCCTTTAGCAATCACACAAAAGGCAGGAATAGAGACATTATGAAAGCATTCCGAAGGGTAAGAGGAACGGTTGAATGTAGCACGGAGTTGACATCATCAAACTTAAAATATTTACTCAGAGTCTCAATTTTATAATTAAAATTCCTGTATCGTAATGCAGGTGAATACGGACTTGTTCGACTCTGTGCGTCAACAATCAGTGGACAACCAGGCACCCCTCGCCGCTAGGATGCGTCCTCGCACCCTAGATGAATTTATCGGTCAAGACCACATCATTGGGCCTGGACGCCTATTGCGTCGTGCGATTCAAGCTGACCAGCTTTCTTCGCTTATCTTTTTTGGCCCACCGGGTACCGGGAAAACAACTCTCGCTCGGATTATCGCCAACTCAACTCGCGCTCACTTCATTGCGATTAATGCTGTTCTCTCTGGCGTCAAAGAAATTCGGGATGCGATCGCAACTGCTCAAAAACGTCAAAAGGAACATACTCAGCGCACTATCCTTTTTGTTGACGAGGTTCACCGCTTTAATAAGTCGCAGCAAGATGCCCTGCTCCCTTGGGTGGAGAACGGGACGGTTATTCTAATTGGTGCAACCACAGAAAATCCCTACTTTGAAGTTAACAAAGCTCTTGTCAGCCGATCGCGCATCTTTCAGCTCAAACCTCTCAATGAAGCTGACTTACGCGGTGTCCTCCAACAGGCACTAACTGACTCAGAACGCGGTTATGGGACGCTATCTGTAACAGTAGAGCCAGATGCGATCGCACATCTAGTCAATGTCGCCAACGGCGATGCCCGTTCATTACTCAATGCCTTGGAACTGGCTGTCGAGACAACACCACAGGAGGCCGATGGTGTCATTCTCGTTACGCTGGCTGTGGCGGAGGAATCTATTCAGCAGAGGGCTGTACTTTATGACAAGGAAGGAGACGCCCACTTCGATACCATTAGTGCCTTTATCAAAAGCTTGCGGGGTTCTGACCCTGATGCGGCTTTATACTGGCTAGCAAAAATGGTTTATGCCGGGGAAGACCCTCGCTTCATTTTCCGGCGAATGTTAATTTTAGCCAGTGAAGATGTGGGACTGGCTGACCCCAATGCTGTCGTGGTCGTTAATGGCTGCGCCCAAGCCTTTGAGTGGGTGGGGATGCCGGAAGGACGCTATCACTTGGCTCAAGCTACGCTTTATCTCGCCAATGCTCCCAAATCTAACAGTGTCATGGGCTTTTTCGATGCCTTAGCAGTGGTTGAGAAGGAACGGGAGGTGGAGGTACCCAATCACCTCAAGGATGCTAACCGGGACAAGAAAGGATTGGGGCATGGAGCAGGTTATCTTTATCCTCATGCCTACCGTGACCATTGGGTGGCTCAACAGTACTTGCCTAGTAGTTTACAGGGACAGGTGTTTTATCAACCTTCAACACAGGGTTTTGAAGGGGAAATTAAAACACAGGTGGCTCGTCATCGGGAAGCGCAGTTGGAAGCAGTGGCAGAAGGCGTTTTTGTCTCACCCGTTGAAGTGCTAACAACAGGGCCAACTGACCGCACAGTTGACCGTTGGTTGCAGCGCACGTTAAGTCAGGTGGGTGAGCAACTGGAGATGGTACGCGATCGCATTTTCAGTCTGACTCAACTTCAGCGTCACCATGTTGTTTTGGACTTAAATGCAAGTAGTGGTTTACTCACCTTTGAAGCGTTGCGTCGGGTACCAGAAGGTGGAGTTTATGCCTGTACTCGGACACCGGCTGAAGCTATTGCCCTACAAGAACAGGTGGCGGCACTTCCCGAACTCAAGCGTCCTTTTGTGTTGAGTTCTACCTTAACCGAGTTGCCAGAGGTTTTAGCCACCCAAGCCCCCGATATTCGGTTTGATTGCATCATCGGGCGCAATGCGCTTATCCACGAACCGGATAAACTCGCAGCAGCCAAAATGTTAGCTCAATTGCTACAACAGTCGGGAGTCTTGGTACTAGCTGAGACGGTACCACGCTACACGCAACGGCTTTATCGTTTGCTCGAAAAGTCGAAGCTGAATGCTGACTTGTACCAGCGATTAGTGGCAGCGGAAGAGGCGATTTACAGCGACAAGTTAGACCCAATGGTGAACTGGGATACGGATGAGCTACGGGCTGCCTTCGAGGAGGTGGGGTTAGTAGTTGAAGTGGATGAGGAGCGATCGCTTACCCAATTGCATATTACACCCGCCTTAATCGAGCGCTGGTTCGCTACTACTTCTGCAACAAATAGACCTTCTTATGCGGCGCATTTGGCGAACAACCTTCACGAAGAAGAAATCCGTACTGTAAAAGACCTATTCACCCGCTGGTTACTCCATCAAACTGTTAATTGGGAGAGTGCGATCGCTTTTGCGAGGGCTGAGCTGTCGTAAAGTGTCGAATAACAGATTATTTGTCGTCTTAACAAATTGTTGTTGTTGAGCGTTTCTATCGCTACTAAAGCCTAGATATATTTGG
The sequence above is drawn from the Funiculus sociatus GB2-C1 genome and encodes:
- a CDS encoding tyrosine-type recombinase/integrase, encoding MLFLNRQLPFSAKIFSRPLPPSKKSSQREREYLPADEVNTMIGTAKKVDRHGVRDSAIILLMFRHGRRTAELAAVKWSQIDLVGDYIEVRRAKDGHNSELTAFAWR
- a CDS encoding AAA family ATPase, whose translation is MQVNTDLFDSVRQQSVDNQAPLAARMRPRTLDEFIGQDHIIGPGRLLRRAIQADQLSSLIFFGPPGTGKTTLARIIANSTRAHFIAINAVLSGVKEIRDAIATAQKRQKEHTQRTILFVDEVHRFNKSQQDALLPWVENGTVILIGATTENPYFEVNKALVSRSRIFQLKPLNEADLRGVLQQALTDSERGYGTLSVTVEPDAIAHLVNVANGDARSLLNALELAVETTPQEADGVILVTLAVAEESIQQRAVLYDKEGDAHFDTISAFIKSLRGSDPDAALYWLAKMVYAGEDPRFIFRRMLILASEDVGLADPNAVVVVNGCAQAFEWVGMPEGRYHLAQATLYLANAPKSNSVMGFFDALAVVEKEREVEVPNHLKDANRDKKGLGHGAGYLYPHAYRDHWVAQQYLPSSLQGQVFYQPSTQGFEGEIKTQVARHREAQLEAVAEGVFVSPVEVLTTGPTDRTVDRWLQRTLSQVGEQLEMVRDRIFSLTQLQRHHVVLDLNASSGLLTFEALRRVPEGGVYACTRTPAEAIALQEQVAALPELKRPFVLSSTLTELPEVLATQAPDIRFDCIIGRNALIHEPDKLAAAKMLAQLLQQSGVLVLAETVPRYTQRLYRLLEKSKLNADLYQRLVAAEEAIYSDKLDPMVNWDTDELRAAFEEVGLVVEVDEERSLTQLHITPALIERWFATTSATNRPSYAAHLANNLHEEEIRTVKDLFTRWLLHQTVNWESAIAFARAELS
- a CDS encoding YybH family protein; protein product: MAVTSIQLRHETSIRELLERWARATRLGQQDEVLANHAPDVTIFDVLPPLKYEGADAYRKSWDEWQPATEGPTRFEIRDLKVTVGNDVAFAHGLIHCGGTKPDGGTFEDWVRATFCLCQVEGKWLITHQHISMPLKV
- a CDS encoding DUF3592 domain-containing protein; this translates as MNIGLGVNRLFTKGFGVLCILIGGTLLVQLPSFYKSEVDFKSKAIRATGTVIKTRVEEQVVANGTASTIRLKLVSTVRFHTNQGKLVDFTTADACWRLQDCENKTVSLRYDPSLPSKARLDSRLSPEAQVVWFLMVSSFFLLCGISCFVPENNDTASSNKQLSLR